One window of the Marinilactibacillus sp. Marseille-P9653 genome contains the following:
- a CDS encoding hydrolase, producing the protein MTNKKEVPVVETSLRKDYIAVPDVIRNASGIHINGKRFKAMMFTTDIAIIMNNNADAIMAVYPFTPHPAIIEAITSVSTIPVLAGVGGGTTQGPRSANMALFAEAHGCLAVVVNAPTPIETIEAINEVIDIPIIMTIVSEYTDIDERIAAGIDILNISNAANTAELVREIRSKYPKLPIIATGGPTEESIKETIEAGANAITYTPPSNGKLFSKKMDKYRKKEKDIFDQ; encoded by the coding sequence ATGACCAATAAAAAAGAAGTGCCAGTCGTTGAAACAAGTCTGCGAAAAGACTATATTGCAGTACCAGATGTCATAAGGAATGCTAGTGGTATTCATATCAATGGCAAAAGATTTAAAGCCATGATGTTTACGACGGATATCGCGATCATTATGAATAATAATGCGGATGCCATCATGGCCGTTTATCCTTTCACGCCACACCCAGCAATTATTGAGGCAATTACTTCTGTTTCGACAATACCTGTCCTCGCTGGAGTGGGTGGTGGAACGACACAAGGACCAAGATCAGCAAATATGGCGCTCTTTGCCGAAGCTCATGGGTGCTTGGCAGTTGTAGTGAATGCGCCGACACCTATTGAGACAATTGAAGCAATCAACGAAGTTATAGATATTCCAATCATTATGACAATTGTTTCTGAATATACAGATATAGACGAAAGAATAGCTGCTGGAATCGATATCTTGAATATCTCAAATGCTGCGAATACTGCTGAACTTGTCAGAGAGATCAGAAGCAAGTATCCTAAGCTTCCCATCATCGCGACTGGTGGTCCGACAGAAGAAAGTATCAAAGAGACCATTGAAGCAGGGGCAAATGCGATCACTTACACACCGCCTTCCAATGGGAAATTATTCAGCAAAAAAATGGATAAATATAGAAAAAAAGAAAAAGATATATTCGATCAGTAA
- a CDS encoding M15 family metallopeptidase: MHKKWFILPVGLIVLARCTTADQTPLDETSKSSNEQNTSSETPEQNNEITETLTEEEIAHLKLLESLPEEANSKDWNLILVNNWKPLPEDFEPNLVEVEPDKEIDARIVEPFKEWISAGLEADHRLFFASGYRSVERQQNNYDNSISKFKQEGYTEEEAITKTEEYIAIPKRSEHHTGLAVDIVDQQWSADGNSLTPDYDTQESQHWLLETMTDYGFILRYPEGAESLTDINYESWHFRYVGKENAQFIEEHELVLEEFIELLEERENL, from the coding sequence ATGCATAAAAAGTGGTTCATTCTTCCTGTTGGTTTAATCGTCCTTGCAAGATGCACGACTGCAGATCAGACACCATTAGATGAAACATCAAAAAGCTCCAATGAGCAAAATACTTCTTCTGAAACACCAGAACAAAACAATGAAATAACAGAAACGCTTACCGAAGAAGAAATCGCGCATCTTAAGCTTTTAGAATCTTTGCCCGAAGAAGCAAATTCCAAAGACTGGAATCTTATTCTAGTGAATAACTGGAAACCACTACCAGAAGATTTTGAACCCAACCTTGTTGAAGTAGAACCAGATAAAGAAATAGATGCAAGAATTGTAGAACCATTTAAAGAATGGATATCTGCTGGTCTTGAAGCTGATCATCGTCTGTTTTTTGCTTCAGGTTACCGTTCTGTCGAAAGACAGCAAAATAACTATGATAATAGTATCAGTAAATTCAAACAAGAAGGCTACACTGAAGAAGAAGCCATCACTAAAACAGAAGAATATATCGCTATACCAAAAAGAAGTGAGCACCATACCGGTTTGGCCGTAGATATCGTTGATCAACAGTGGAGTGCAGATGGCAATAGTCTGACACCAGATTATGATACTCAGGAATCTCAACATTGGCTACTGGAAACAATGACAGATTACGGCTTTATCTTAAGATATCCTGAAGGGGCAGAATCATTAACAGATATTAATTATGAATCATGGCATTTTAGATATGTCGGTAAAGAAAATGCCCAGTTTATTGAGGAACACGAGCTTGTATTGGAAGAATTTATAGAATTGCTTGAAGAAAGAGAAAATCTATAA
- a CDS encoding glycoside hydrolase family 73 protein, with translation MAKRKTKARKRGKRNKQSPIMLLFKIGLVFLLFFVFSIAFVGKRLLDDPVGISSSREEEFIDEVGENAVILNATYGIRPSIAIAQAILESNWGRSELAQRENNYYGIKGTNETDYTTKEFEDDEWIEIRAEFRSYNTLLESMEDYAKLLKNGTEWDDNLYTDVIESSNYQDAAKALKEAGYATDPDYPNKVISLIETYDLQRFDNDTIENEGQTNDQ, from the coding sequence TTGGCTAAAAGGAAAACGAAAGCACGTAAGAGGGGCAAAAGAAACAAGCAGAGTCCAATTATGTTACTATTTAAAATCGGGCTAGTGTTTTTACTGTTTTTTGTTTTCTCTATCGCTTTTGTCGGTAAAAGATTGCTAGACGATCCAGTTGGCATTTCTTCTTCCCGTGAGGAAGAATTTATTGATGAAGTTGGTGAGAACGCAGTGATTTTGAACGCAACCTATGGGATTCGTCCAAGCATCGCGATTGCTCAGGCAATCCTTGAGTCAAACTGGGGAAGAAGTGAGTTAGCACAACGTGAGAACAATTATTATGGTATCAAAGGAACAAATGAAACAGACTATACTACAAAAGAATTTGAAGATGACGAATGGATAGAAATCAGAGCTGAGTTCAGAAGTTATAACACATTGCTGGAGTCCATGGAAGATTACGCGAAACTTTTGAAAAACGGAACAGAGTGGGATGATAATCTATATACGGATGTTATTGAATCTTCGAACTATCAGGATGCTGCAAAAGCCCTTAAGGAAGCGGGTTATGCTACTGACCCAGACTATCCTAATAAAGTCATCTCGCTAATTGAAACTTATGATCTTCAAAGGTTTGATAACGATACTATTGAAAACGAGGGACAAACTAATGACCAATAA